One window from the genome of Dermacentor silvarum isolate Dsil-2018 chromosome 7, BIME_Dsil_1.4, whole genome shotgun sequence encodes:
- the LOC125947190 gene encoding uncharacterized protein LOC125947190 produces the protein MNEAEGVYRGHSCDRTRTLNAKRRSLWLARLRRADLDTNRADIRVCGAHFVSGRPSKLWEETNPDWAPSLLLGYGSRHADPARYDRAKRRRLQKDEADAASAAVSAAIAESIGTDTGDAVEGQPPPGDEDESGTEENAPGVAAQTELTSVGLQALETQCLALNEALYTARSENEQLQLSKAAFQGCEAKVIFYTGMPNFTQLNSLFELLESHVSHNVNNSLSKFQEFILFLMKLKLNLHNVDLGFRFGVSEATVCRTFDKWLHCAVGGEHTTISHAQDPHLQGTIS, from the exons ATGAACGAGGCTGAAGGTGTTTACCGTGGACACTCG TGCGACCGCACGAGAACACTCAATGCGAAGCGGCGCAGTCTGTGGCTGGCACGTTTAAGACGCGCCGATCTCGACACCAACCGTGCCGATATCCGAGTCTGCGGCGCTCATTTCGTATCAG GCAGGCCATCAAAGCTGTGGGAGGAGACGAATCCCGATTGGGCACCGTCGCTTCTGCTCGGATACGGCTCGCGTCATGCAGACCCTGCGCGCTACGACCGCGCGAAAAGACGGCGCTTGCAGAAAGATGAAGCTGATGCGGCGTCAGCGGCAGTGTCGGCGGCAATCGCAGAGTCGATCGGCACCGATACCGGCGACGCAGTGGAAGGCCAGCCACCACCGGGAGACGAAGACGAAAGCGGTACCGAAGAAAATGCGCCTG GAGTCGCTGCGCAGACGGAGCTAACCTCGGTGGGCCTCCAAGCTTTGGAAACGCAGTGTCTCGCGCTCAACGAGGCCCTTTACACTGCCCGGAGCGAAAACGAGCAGCTGCAGCTGTCAAAAGCAGCATTTCAAGGATGTGAGGCAAAAGTAATTTTTTACACAGGAATGCCGAACTTCACACAGTTAAACAGCTTGTTTGAACTTCTTGAATCCCATGTGTCACACAATGTAAATAATTCATTGTCAAAGTTTCAAGAGTTCATTTTGTTTTTGATGAAGTTGAAGCTGAATCTGCACAATGTTGACTTGGGCTTCAGATTTGGGGTGTCTGAAGCTACAGTGTGTAGAACATTTGATAAGTGGCTGCACT GTGCAGTGGGCGGTGAGCACACTACCATCAGCCATGCACAGGACCCACACCTTCAAGGGACCATCTCCTAG